The Tachysurus vachellii isolate PV-2020 chromosome 10, HZAU_Pvac_v1, whole genome shotgun sequence genomic sequence AATGCAGTCCAGATGAGATCCTGGTTCATGGTTATGAGCTAAATGAGAGGCTTCAGGACAAATTCCCTCCATCAAACTCCTTTGCCCAAAATCAAGCCCTGCTGGAGCTCAAGCAAAGCCAGtgttgtgtgcacatgtgtagtCTTAAGAGAGTTCTGAATGAAAAATCCATACTGCgccatacatacagtatattagaaatatatatattatgatcatacatcatatatatatatatatatatatatatatatatatatatatatatatatatatatatatatatatatatacgatctctatttataatttatatatataaatacttatATTGTTATAAATACTTACGAGTATAACGTTATTAGTCAGGGCAATAACATTGCATGAGAAGAGGACAGTTTACATTAAGCTGGCTTGGAGCCAAATAAAAGCCAGTGATTATCTGTTATGCCATCAGGCTAGACGAGCTAGGAAGTTCCTGTGCTGTTATCTCAACAATTATCATGGTCTCAACACAAATTATCTTCACCTTATCACTAAAACGTCGCAGGGCATCGCAATAAATATGCAAAGAGAAACATAAAAATCCTTCACGGCACATCTGGATTGATCAATAAAGTTCACACTACTTTGAAACATTGATAGTTTATTGCTGTGTAAGTGAGGACGAGCAGACACACCGTATACAGTATGGAGACTTCAGCACACACCTTGACAGGTAGGGTTTACCGGTTCCTCACACTGTAAAAAGAGTGTTCTAGATATAGTGGAACTATCTGAAACCATACAGTTGCTGACCCTTTAATGAACTTTggacaatttttttaaacactgataTGTCAAGACATTTTATCAACCGAGTGGAgcattttccatttaaaaaaaaaaaagctgtaaaagaCATAGAAAGAGGACTTCCCACAGACCTCGTTTTACGATCATCAAAGAAGTGGAGCTGTAAATCCCTCTGACTTTTAACCTAGCTGTAAGCTTATAAAGCTTTTGTTCTGTTACCTTTTACATTGGTTATTTTATTCAGTGTGGAGGGCAAGAGTCATTCCATACCCCAGGTCATCCATTTGCATTGCCCTGTTAATGAGAAATGGGTGGAGATCATAGCTAAATgcagtttaaaaataagaaaagtgtTCCAGAATAGTTTTATCAACCCTCACTGGTGTTGAATGCCAATAAATCCTGTTAAAGACACCTAGATAagagttgtttatttattttttttcctcatacaTGTTTGACATTTGAGTTCAAGTAAGTGAACACTGGGAATTTTGGCCAATTTAATTTaacatgagaaaaacaaaacagagggTTATTTGTTGTAGTAGAATATTTgctaatatatataacatatataatatcTAGCAGCATGGGGTTGCATTGTGTACTCTTTCTGGtaaaagacaaagaagctgaCTTCAACAGCATCTTTCTTTGTATAACAGTTCTTGACAGATTCGAGGCATTAGAATAATTATTATGCATTCTTGTGAACATCACATATTCAGTTAAGGAGACTTGACAAGGTATTAGAAGGGCAAAGAAGAAACCTTTAAGGAACCAAAGCATCAGGACAAAAAGAACATAGATAGCAATTGTGTTTAAGGCTATATTGTAGGTAGATTTCATAGACTCATAGTGTGAATCTCATGCATATCAGCAAAGTTCCTGAGGATTCAGTGTCAACTACCTGTCACATTGCTTCTAGATAAGTGCATTCACATTCACCACTGCTTAGTACTTAACAAAAGGCCCAATGCTTTATATGGTGTCATTCTATTGAATATATTCAGTACTCCATTTTACACTATAGTTTGGATGGAACTGAAACTGCAACACATCTTTAACACTTTCGGGCTTTAGCAGCTCTGCACAGAGTAGCCCAAGTCTTGTGGAGACACATAACGGAGACACATAAACCCATATAAGGTGTTCGAACGTTttacaaatctattttttttgtcttcctgATTACACATAAATAGATATAACCTATTCACTAAAAGTGGTtacaatagaaataaatacaaaatctgACCAATATACTTCATGTGTgtaaattgaatttaaactaATTGAAAtgtacatcataaaatacatTAGTTGAACtccaattaaaatatttattttcccatTAGTGGACATAAATAtagatttctatatattttttttccaaaatatgTGTTTTTATCCTTAAAAAAACTTTACTTAGCATAAATAAAGGGTAGTACTGGGAGATAAAGTGTCTTTGCAAAAGTGTGTTGTAGTGTCCGTGTGCTTTAGCGGCACCCACAGCCTTCCACCACCATGTCCTGGTAGTTTTTCAGGATCACTCGTTCATACTCATCTAAATAGAGAAGGGAAATGGGGCTCAGGTCTGTGGGCACACAGCATGCCTTGGGAATGTTACTATTCACTGAGTTGACCAGTGTCTGTACAATAGCGTGGTTAGTGGAGTTTAGGTGGTCTGCCAGAGGGAAAGGACACTCTCCTTGGCAGTAAAAGGCATGGTAGCCTGGTGGTGCCACTATCCAGTCATTCCAGCCCACATCGCTGAAGTCCACATAAAGCGAGTGCCTCCTGCAGTTGGCTTTGTGTTTCTTCTTTGGCTTGTTGCCTCGAGCTTGTCGTTTCTCCCGAGAGTGGAGCACGTGTCCTTTGCCATCGTGGCTGAATGTCACCAGCAGCGGCCTCATCTGAGGCCACGAGTCTGTGCTGTCATGCAACGACCTGCTGACTCTGACATGTCTCTTGTAGTCTCCATCTGCAGTGCCGGGGTGaaccacctccaccacaaagCCGTGGTTATTTTGACCCTCTGTGGTCCACCGCAAGACAGCAGGACTCACATCAAAGCTCTCCCACTTGCTCAGGCTGTGCTGAACCAGTCTAGTGTCTAGAAGTCTTGTAATGGGCTCTTTAAAAGAAAGTGCAGGCTTGATGATCTCATGGATGTTAATGCGATGGTACCCTGCACTGCTGTTGCTGCTACTGTTCGTCATCACCTGCTCCCTGTAAATCCTCAGCTCTGCTGATGTGACAAACTCCTCTCCTGGGATGGAGCTCAGATTAAAGAGGAACCTTTGAGTCGTCTTTCCACTGTGATGTGACAGCTCCTCTGTAGATTCTGGAAAAGATCAAAATATACTTAGAGTACATGCTTGCAAATAAACAAGGTGATACATTCTTAGTCACAAATCTTGTTTCAAAGTTATATGAAAAAGTACACTAAATGATTCACAGTTGCACAAGTAACGTAGTGAATAATATGGTCtatgattcattgattcatttctAGTTACTTTCCAGAGTGTTCGTTTATACTTACTGCCACAGAGTAACTGGTTACTCATAACACTATGCTTTAAATCCCAAATTTAGATCTCAAGACTCCTGGAGAACAAGACTCCTGTAGTTCAAGGTTCTAAATGCTACTTACTTATATTCAGTGTGTCCTAAATATAAGATACAAAtccataataaatattttttattcatgataCAAAATTAATCTGCTAATGAAGATGCACCGAAGTGATACGATTTAGACTAAGAAGTTTTGATCATAAGACAAAGCACCGCTTTGTATAATACAGTACAATGCGTTTTTGCTATCTACACCTGGTATTAATAGCATGAAGACATTGAGCTTTATCAGTGGGCTCAGGTGAGGTGTGATGGCTTACCATCATGCTGGAAGCTGCGTACTGTGTTCGCCCGACTAGCGGATCTGTCTGCGCTCCTGCCCACTGTGCTCTTCGCTTTGTGTTGCTTTTGCTCGGCGTTGTTGGCTGAATACGTGGTGAACAGATCCAGCATGTACTGTGGCACCACTGCTGACTTGCTCGGACTCGGCCTTTGCTTCAGACCGAACATAGTAAGCAGACGAAGTTCGAAAGCGTCCAGCGCGCCCTGGGAGAGGTAAGAGCTGTTCTTCCGGCGCCCGATCTCCGGCAGAAGACCCGAGCAGCCTCCGAAGAAAAGCTGCGCAATGAGCAAAGCGAACACCGGCACCATGATCAGTACGAGATGGAGAGACGAGGCGCAGAAGACGGCGCGATCAAACTGCCACTAAACGGCACGCACTTCCACGGCTCCGGTTCGAGTtggccattattattattattattatcaaaaatttgtatttattttcatttaacgTCGTTGATCCTTCATTAATCACTTAACTGATCTGTATGTAATGTCAATTCATCGGATCTGATTGATGTAAACAGAGACTGTAACTGTGAGTCTGTCATCGTCCAAACTTCTTTTTAGAATAGAAACGCGCAGCAAGAACCCAAGAAATCTCCCACTCAGCGTATCTATTCACTTCGAAAACTTTTTGGATCCTGAGAAACATCCACAgcgacaaaaaaagagaaaaaatatccGCAAGAAAGTGTCTCACATAAGACATGGAACAGAAGTCGCG encodes the following:
- the bmp2a gene encoding bone morphogenetic protein 2 codes for the protein MVPVFALLIAQLFFGGCSGLLPEIGRRKNSSYLSQGALDAFELRLLTMFGLKQRPSPSKSAVVPQYMLDLFTTYSANNAEQKQHKAKSTVGRSADRSASRANTVRSFQHDESTEELSHHSGKTTQRFLFNLSSIPGEEFVTSAELRIYREQVMTNSSSNSSAGYHRINIHEIIKPALSFKEPITRLLDTRLVQHSLSKWESFDVSPAVLRWTTEGQNNHGFVVEVVHPGTADGDYKRHVRVSRSLHDSTDSWPQMRPLLVTFSHDGKGHVLHSREKRQARGNKPKKKHKANCRRHSLYVDFSDVGWNDWIVAPPGYHAFYCQGECPFPLADHLNSTNHAIVQTLVNSVNSNIPKACCVPTDLSPISLLYLDEYERVILKNYQDMVVEGCGCR